A window from Lepus europaeus isolate LE1 chromosome 20, mLepTim1.pri, whole genome shotgun sequence encodes these proteins:
- the LOC133749231 gene encoding uncharacterized protein LOC133749231, whose product MDGEPWEPAQDGSCAAREGAGKDTVHAGAAVSARGPVEGREAQAAAHLEGCLDSGGRLAAAFHCVCAPSHTWSRMHTAATGSSFPLGLCVPNHTCLHMHTATAGSSFPLEECVCVCVPCHTRSHMHIETTGSSFPLGVCACVCVPCHTRSHMHIETTGSSFPSGVCVCALSHTVTHTQRQLAAPFHWGCTRVCVSCHTSHMHTATTGSSFPLGVCARVYVPSHTWSHTYTVATGSSFPLGVCARVYVPSHTWSHMHMATTGSSFPPGVCMCVGVPSHTAVLPCSVFWGSAGVGVCGLWGHSAKALHSPTWATWGSLPNTLPTCPRSDSWGPQAGPRWVPVVELGLSPKPSLGNFPNPVLRTPAPCRRVQSLCRCLALHPVGLGLDFSQWCVCTRVGWGDQRGCQDCRVVHVCGHTTAGGTGEGVHSCSRREGPAHS is encoded by the coding sequence ATGGATGGCGAGCCTTGGGAGCCTGCTCAAGATGGCAGCTGTGCAGCCCGGGAAGGAGCTGGCAAGGACACCGTGCATGCTGGGGCAGCGGTCAGTGCAAGAGGGCCCGTGGAGGGCAGGGAAGCACAGGCTGCTGCCCACCTCGAGGGCTGCCTGGACTCAGGAGGGCGACTGGCAGCTgctttccattgtgtgtgtgcgcCCAGTCACACGTGGTCACGCATGCACACGGCGGCAACTGGTAGCTCCTTTCCATTGGGGTTGTGTGTGCCCAATCACACATGTTTACACATGCACACAGCGACAGCTGGCAGCTCCTTTCCAttggaggagtgtgtgtgtgtatgtgtgccctgTCACACGAGGTCACATATGCACATAGAGACAACTGGCAGCTCCTTTCCATtgggagtgtgtgcatgtgtgtgtgtgccctgtcaCACGAGGTCACATATGCACATAGAGACAACTGGCAGCTCCTTTCCATcgggagtatgtgtgtgtgccctgtcacacacagtcacacacacacagcgacaGCTGGCAGCTCCTTTCCATTGggggtgcacacgtgtgtgtgtgtcctgtcacacgtcacacatgcacacagcaacAACTGGCAGCTCCTTTCCACTGggagtgtgtgcacgtgtgtatgtgccCAGTCACACGTGGTCACACACGTACACAGTGGCAACTGGCAGCTCCTTTCCACTGggagtgtgtgcacgtgtgtatgtgccCAGTCACACGTGGTCACACATGCACATGGCGACAACTGGCAGCTCCTTTCCACcaggagtgtgcatgtgtgtcggTGTACCCAGTCACACAGCTGTGCTGCCATGCTCTGTGTTCTGGGGAAGTGCTGGAGTAGGAGTCTGTGGCCTCTGGGGCCACAGTGCAAAGGCCTTGCACAGCCCTACCTGGGCCACATGGGGGTCTCTCCCCAACACCCTTCCCACTTGCCCCAGATCTGACAGCTGGGGCCCACAGGCTGGGCCTCGGTGGGTTCCCGTGGTAGAGCTGGGCCTGTCCCCTAAACCCTCTCTAGGAAACTTCCCCAACCCTGTTCTGaggaccccagccccctgccGCCGCGTCCAGAGCCTGTGCCGGTGCCTTGCTCTCCACCCCGTTGGGCTTGGTTTAGATTTTTCTcagtggtgtgtgtgcacacgcgtgggCTGGGGAGACCAGCGTGGCTGTCAGGACTGCAGGGTTGTGCATGTATGTGGACACACTACAGCGGGTGGCACCGGGGAGGGTGTGCACAGCTGCTCCAGGAGGGAGGGCCCCGCCCACTCCTGA
- the OLFM2 gene encoding noelin-2 isoform X2, producing MEKVQNVSQSMEVLELRTYRDLQYVRSMENLMRSLDARLRAADGSLSAKSFQELKDRMAELLPLSSVLEQYKADTRTIVRLREEVRNLSGSLAAIQEEMGAYGYEDLQQRVMALEARLHACAQKLGCGKLTGVSNPITIRAMGSRFGSWMTDTMAPSADSRVWYMDGYYKGRRVLEFRTLGDFIKGQNFIQHLLPQPWAGTGHVVYNGSLFYNKYQSNVVVKYHFRSRSVLVQRSLPGAGYNNTFPYSWGGFSDMDFMVDESGLWAVYTTNQNAGNIVVSRLDPHTLEVVRSWDTGYPKRSAGEAFMICGVLYVTNSHLAGAKVYFAYFTNTSSYEYTDVPFHNQYSHISMLDYNPRERALYTWNNGHQVLYNVTLFHVISTAGDP from the exons ATGGAGAAG GTGCAGAACGTCTCCCAGTCCATGGAGGTCCTTGAGCTGCGGACGTACCGGGACCTGCAGTACGTGCGCAGCATGGAGAACCTCATGCGGAGCCTGGATGCGCGGCTCCGGGCAGCTGACGGGTCCCTCTCCGCCAAGAGCTTCCAG GAGCTGAAGGACAGGATGGCGGAGCTGTTGCCCCTGAGCTCGGTCCTGGAGCAGTATAAGGCGGACACGCGGACCATCGTGCGCCTGCGGGAGGAAGTGAGGAATCTCTCCGGCAGCCTCGCCGCCATCCAGGAGGAGATGGGCGCCTACGGGTATGAGGACCTGcagcagcgggtgatggctctgGAGGCCCGGCTGCATGCCTGCGCCCAGAAGCTGG GCTGCGGGAAGCTGACTGGGGTCAGTAACCCCATCACCATTCGGGCCATGGGGTCCCGCTTCGGCTCCTGGATGACAGACACGATGGCTCCCAGCGCGGACAGCCGG GTCTGGTACATGGATGGCTATTACAAGGGCCGGCGGGTCCTGGAGTTCCGCACCCTGGGAGACTTCATCAAAGGCCAGAACTTTatccagcacctgctgccccagccgtGGGCAGGCACGGGCCACGTGGTCTACAATGGCTCCTTGTTCTACAACAAATACCAGAGCAACGTGGTGGTCAAATACCACTTCCGTTCACGCTCCGTGCTGGTGCAGAGGAGCCTCCCCGGGGCCGGCTACAACAACACCTTCCCTTACTCCTGGGGGGGCTTCTCGGACATGGACTTCATGGTGGACGAGAGCGGGCTCTGGGCCGTCTACACCACCAACCAAAACGCGGGCAACATCGTGGTCAGCCGGCTAGACCCGCACACCCTGGAAGTCGTGCGCTCCTGGGACACCGGCTATCCCAAGCGTAGTGCCGGTGAGGCCTTCATGATCTGCGGTGTGCTCTACGTGACCAACTCCCACCTGGCGGGGGCCAAGGTCTACTTCGCCTACTTCACCAACACGTCCAGCTACGAGTACACGGATGTGCCCTTCCACAACCAGTACTCTCATATCTCCATGCTGGACTACAACCCCCGTGAGCGCGCCCTGTACACCTGGAACAATGGCCACCAGGTGCTCTACAACGTCACCCTCTTCCATGTCATCAGCACCGCCGGGGACCCCTAG
- the OLFM2 gene encoding noelin-2 isoform X1, producing MSVPLLKIGAVLSTMAMVTNWMSQTLPSLVGLNGTVSRAGASEKITLFQSPEEGWQLYTSAQAPDGKCICTAVIPAQSTCSRDGRSRELRQLMEKVQNVSQSMEVLELRTYRDLQYVRSMENLMRSLDARLRAADGSLSAKSFQELKDRMAELLPLSSVLEQYKADTRTIVRLREEVRNLSGSLAAIQEEMGAYGYEDLQQRVMALEARLHACAQKLGCGKLTGVSNPITIRAMGSRFGSWMTDTMAPSADSRVWYMDGYYKGRRVLEFRTLGDFIKGQNFIQHLLPQPWAGTGHVVYNGSLFYNKYQSNVVVKYHFRSRSVLVQRSLPGAGYNNTFPYSWGGFSDMDFMVDESGLWAVYTTNQNAGNIVVSRLDPHTLEVVRSWDTGYPKRSAGEAFMICGVLYVTNSHLAGAKVYFAYFTNTSSYEYTDVPFHNQYSHISMLDYNPRERALYTWNNGHQVLYNVTLFHVISTAGDP from the exons ACTCTCTTCCAGAGCCCAGAAGAGGGCTGGCAGCTGTACACCTCGGCCCAGGCGCCCGATGGGAAATGCATCTGCACGGCCGTGATCCCCGCCCAGAGCACCTGCTCCCGCGATGGCCGGAGTCGAGAGCTGCGGCAGTTGATGGAGAAG GTGCAGAACGTCTCCCAGTCCATGGAGGTCCTTGAGCTGCGGACGTACCGGGACCTGCAGTACGTGCGCAGCATGGAGAACCTCATGCGGAGCCTGGATGCGCGGCTCCGGGCAGCTGACGGGTCCCTCTCCGCCAAGAGCTTCCAG GAGCTGAAGGACAGGATGGCGGAGCTGTTGCCCCTGAGCTCGGTCCTGGAGCAGTATAAGGCGGACACGCGGACCATCGTGCGCCTGCGGGAGGAAGTGAGGAATCTCTCCGGCAGCCTCGCCGCCATCCAGGAGGAGATGGGCGCCTACGGGTATGAGGACCTGcagcagcgggtgatggctctgGAGGCCCGGCTGCATGCCTGCGCCCAGAAGCTGG GCTGCGGGAAGCTGACTGGGGTCAGTAACCCCATCACCATTCGGGCCATGGGGTCCCGCTTCGGCTCCTGGATGACAGACACGATGGCTCCCAGCGCGGACAGCCGG GTCTGGTACATGGATGGCTATTACAAGGGCCGGCGGGTCCTGGAGTTCCGCACCCTGGGAGACTTCATCAAAGGCCAGAACTTTatccagcacctgctgccccagccgtGGGCAGGCACGGGCCACGTGGTCTACAATGGCTCCTTGTTCTACAACAAATACCAGAGCAACGTGGTGGTCAAATACCACTTCCGTTCACGCTCCGTGCTGGTGCAGAGGAGCCTCCCCGGGGCCGGCTACAACAACACCTTCCCTTACTCCTGGGGGGGCTTCTCGGACATGGACTTCATGGTGGACGAGAGCGGGCTCTGGGCCGTCTACACCACCAACCAAAACGCGGGCAACATCGTGGTCAGCCGGCTAGACCCGCACACCCTGGAAGTCGTGCGCTCCTGGGACACCGGCTATCCCAAGCGTAGTGCCGGTGAGGCCTTCATGATCTGCGGTGTGCTCTACGTGACCAACTCCCACCTGGCGGGGGCCAAGGTCTACTTCGCCTACTTCACCAACACGTCCAGCTACGAGTACACGGATGTGCCCTTCCACAACCAGTACTCTCATATCTCCATGCTGGACTACAACCCCCGTGAGCGCGCCCTGTACACCTGGAACAATGGCCACCAGGTGCTCTACAACGTCACCCTCTTCCATGTCATCAGCACCGCCGGGGACCCCTAG